The Virgibacillus phasianinus genome includes a window with the following:
- a CDS encoding heterodisulfide reductase-related iron-sulfur binding cluster, producing MDTFLLINMIAFIAIVIYGLYLFARVVATRVAYIKLGKKSEFDRDFKERFRRIGKIVFGQAKLLKDKKSGTIHVMMFYGFILVQFGAIDMFVKGLAPENHLPFGPVYPAFTFFQELVTLMILVAVGWAFHRRYVEKIVRLKRGFKAGLVLIFIGTLMLSVLVGNGMAMVWHGEAATWSEPIASVIASGFRWLSPVAAMVIFYVAWWVHAITILSFLIYVPQSKHAHLLAAPVNVFLSKRVPGKLKKLDFDIDEDAEESEEDISFGVGKVEDFEQFQMIDFYACVECGRCTDVCPASGSGKMLSPMDIMVKVRDHLTAKGAAITGKSPWVPSYAFAGTAGNQIASGKAAENPVSDISLIGDVITEEELGGCTTCRNCEDACPVMNEHVGTIIDMRRYLVMTEGKMDPDAQRAVMNIERQGNPWGLSKKDRIKWRETDESVYIPTVKELKKEDKEFEYLFWVSSMGSYDSRSQKIAIAFAKLMNKAGISFAIMGNKEANSGDTARRIGNEFLFQEIAEKNIKEFEKNGVTKIVTIDPHAYNIFKNEYPDFGYEAEVYHHTQMIYDLVVSGKLEPRGEINERLTYHDSCYLGRYNGVYDPPREILKSIPGLELVEMDRSRENGMCCGAGGGLMWQEDTTGNRINVARTEQAMTVEPTMISTACPYCLTMISDGTKAKEVEEDIGTMDVAEILALSVFVEEQVKSA from the coding sequence GTGGATACATTTTTACTTATTAATATGATTGCATTCATAGCAATTGTTATCTACGGACTGTATTTATTCGCTAGAGTAGTAGCTACGCGTGTAGCGTACATTAAACTCGGGAAGAAGTCGGAGTTTGACCGCGATTTTAAAGAGCGGTTCCGCCGAATCGGAAAAATAGTGTTCGGCCAAGCCAAACTTCTGAAAGATAAAAAGTCAGGGACCATTCATGTCATGATGTTTTATGGCTTCATACTTGTTCAGTTTGGTGCGATTGATATGTTTGTTAAAGGGCTTGCACCAGAGAACCATCTACCATTTGGCCCGGTTTACCCTGCTTTTACGTTTTTCCAGGAATTAGTAACACTGATGATCCTAGTAGCGGTTGGATGGGCATTTCACCGCCGTTATGTAGAAAAAATTGTCCGCTTGAAGCGAGGCTTTAAAGCGGGATTGGTACTCATTTTCATTGGAACCCTAATGCTTTCCGTATTAGTAGGAAATGGAATGGCTATGGTTTGGCATGGTGAGGCAGCAACATGGTCAGAACCAATTGCTAGTGTAATAGCATCAGGATTCAGGTGGTTAAGTCCTGTTGCGGCAATGGTCATCTTTTATGTCGCCTGGTGGGTGCACGCCATCACCATCCTGTCATTCTTAATCTATGTTCCACAATCAAAACACGCTCACTTACTTGCAGCGCCAGTCAACGTTTTCTTAAGCAAACGTGTACCAGGTAAATTGAAAAAGCTGGACTTTGATATTGATGAGGATGCTGAAGAAAGTGAAGAGGATATTTCATTTGGTGTTGGCAAGGTGGAGGACTTTGAGCAATTCCAAATGATCGACTTTTATGCATGTGTCGAATGTGGACGCTGTACGGATGTTTGTCCAGCATCCGGTTCAGGTAAAATGCTGTCGCCAATGGATATCATGGTAAAGGTTCGTGATCATCTAACAGCAAAAGGAGCAGCAATTACCGGGAAATCACCATGGGTTCCATCGTATGCATTTGCCGGAACTGCCGGTAATCAAATCGCAAGTGGCAAGGCGGCTGAAAATCCAGTAAGTGACATCAGCTTAATTGGTGACGTTATAACAGAAGAAGAGCTCGGTGGCTGTACAACATGCCGTAACTGTGAAGATGCCTGTCCGGTTATGAACGAACACGTCGGTACAATCATTGACATGCGCCGTTACCTTGTTATGACTGAGGGTAAGATGGATCCAGATGCCCAGCGTGCAGTCATGAATATCGAACGTCAAGGGAATCCTTGGGGATTATCAAAGAAAGATCGTATCAAGTGGCGTGAAACAGATGAGTCTGTTTATATTCCGACTGTTAAAGAATTGAAAAAAGAAGATAAAGAATTTGAATATTTGTTCTGGGTTAGTTCCATGGGTTCATATGACAGCCGCAGTCAAAAAATCGCAATTGCATTTGCTAAACTGATGAACAAAGCAGGAATCAGCTTTGCAATTATGGGCAATAAGGAAGCCAATTCCGGTGATACAGCACGCCGAATCGGGAATGAATTCTTGTTCCAGGAAATTGCTGAGAAAAATATTAAAGAATTTGAAAAAAATGGTGTAACTAAAATCGTTACAATTGATCCGCATGCCTACAATATTTTCAAAAATGAGTATCCCGACTTTGGTTACGAGGCGGAGGTTTACCATCACACACAAATGATTTATGACCTTGTGGTGAGCGGGAAGCTAGAGCCGCGCGGAGAAATTAATGAGCGCTTAACCTATCATGATTCTTGTTATCTAGGACGATACAACGGTGTGTATGACCCACCGCGTGAAATTTTAAAATCGATCCCGGGTCTTGAATTAGTAGAAATGGACCGAAGTCGTGAGAATGGAATGTGCTGTGGTGCCGGCGGTGGCTTAATGTGGCAGGAAGATACAACAGGAAACCGGATTAATGTTGCGCGCACCGAACAGGCAATGACCGTTGAACCAACCATGATTTCAACTGCTTGTCCGTATTGCCTGACCATGATTAGTGATGGTACAAAAGCAAAAGAAGTGGAAGAAGATATTGGTACAATGGATGTTGCGGAAATTCTAGCATTATCAGTATTTGTTGAAGAACAAGTGAAATCAGCTTAA
- a CDS encoding acetyl-CoA C-acetyltransferase: MAKAVIISGARTPFGKFGGALKPFTASQLGGKAIRGALDRAGLEENEIDEVIMGTVLQGGQGQIPSRQAAREAGIPWDVKTETINKVCASGLRSVTLADQLIRLGDESVIVAGGMESMSNAPYFLPDARWGNRMGDKSVKDMMVHDGLTCSFNNVHMGNYGNGTAEKHELSREQQDEWSYRSHQRAVEAIENGKFAEEIVPLEVQKRKGDPIVVDTDEAPRKDTTLEKLAKLRPAFGSDGTITAGNAPGVNDGAAAFVVMSEEKAEQLGKTPMATVLGHAEVAVEAKNFPETPGLVINRLLEKTGHSIDDIDLFEINEAFAVVSLASGKIAGVDPEKVNVNGGAVALGHPIGASGSRIILTLIHELKRRGGGLGIAAICSGGGQGDAILIEVPKIN, encoded by the coding sequence ATGGCAAAAGCTGTAATCATATCTGGAGCACGTACACCTTTTGGAAAATTTGGAGGAGCATTAAAGCCTTTTACTGCATCACAATTGGGAGGGAAAGCTATCCGCGGGGCACTTGATCGTGCAGGACTTGAAGAAAATGAAATTGATGAGGTAATCATGGGGACTGTACTGCAAGGTGGCCAGGGACAAATTCCGTCCCGACAAGCTGCGCGTGAAGCAGGTATTCCTTGGGATGTGAAAACAGAAACAATCAATAAAGTGTGCGCATCAGGTCTGCGCAGTGTAACCCTTGCAGATCAATTGATTCGCCTTGGTGATGAGTCGGTCATTGTAGCTGGTGGAATGGAAAGCATGAGCAACGCACCATATTTCTTGCCTGATGCTCGCTGGGGTAACCGCATGGGCGATAAATCAGTGAAAGATATGATGGTTCACGATGGTCTGACATGTTCGTTTAATAACGTTCATATGGGCAACTACGGAAATGGCACCGCCGAGAAACATGAATTATCAAGAGAACAGCAGGATGAGTGGTCATACCGTTCCCATCAGCGCGCAGTTGAGGCGATCGAGAATGGGAAATTTGCTGAAGAAATCGTACCGTTAGAGGTTCAAAAACGAAAAGGAGATCCAATTGTCGTGGATACAGATGAGGCGCCGCGCAAGGATACAACCTTAGAGAAGCTGGCTAAATTACGCCCGGCGTTTGGTTCAGACGGAACAATTACTGCCGGTAATGCACCAGGAGTCAATGATGGAGCAGCAGCGTTTGTTGTGATGTCTGAAGAAAAGGCAGAACAACTTGGCAAGACGCCAATGGCAACAGTACTGGGTCATGCAGAGGTTGCTGTGGAAGCAAAGAACTTCCCTGAAACTCCTGGACTTGTTATTAATCGATTGCTGGAAAAGACCGGACATTCAATCGATGACATTGATTTATTTGAGATTAATGAAGCATTTGCAGTTGTATCGCTTGCAAGTGGTAAAATAGCTGGCGTTGATCCGGAGAAAGTCAATGTGAATGGCGGAGCAGTTGCACTTGGTCATCCAATTGGGGCAAGTGGTTCTCGCATTATTTTAACATTGATTCATGAATTAAAACGCCGCGGCGGTGGACTAGGCATTGCAGCAATTTGCAGCGGTGGCGGTCAAGGAGACGCAATCTTAATAGAAGTTCCTAAAATTAATTAA
- a CDS encoding 3-hydroxybutyryl-CoA dehydrogenase, whose protein sequence is MEIKRVMVIGAGQMGGGIAQVCAQAGFDVLLNDMNQDALDKGMKRIEKLLTRAVDKERINESDKTDTLNRLSKSSQLQDAHNCDLVIEAVVENMDVKEKVFGELDNIVPKHAILASNTSSLPITEIAAATKRPDQVIGMHFMNPVPVMKLVEIIRGLQTSDETYNVIKEMTDKLSKVPVEVEDFPGFVANRILMPMINEAIYTVYEGVSSVEDVDTVMKLGMNHPMGPLTLADFIGLDTCLYIMEVLYEGFGDSKYRPCPLLRKYVKAGWLGKKSGRGFYQY, encoded by the coding sequence ATGGAAATAAAAAGAGTTATGGTCATTGGGGCGGGACAAATGGGTGGCGGAATTGCGCAAGTATGCGCACAAGCCGGATTTGACGTATTACTAAATGACATGAATCAAGATGCACTCGATAAAGGAATGAAGCGTATTGAAAAGCTTTTGACACGGGCAGTTGATAAAGAAAGAATCAATGAGTCTGATAAAACAGATACATTAAATCGCTTATCAAAATCGTCACAACTGCAGGATGCGCATAACTGCGACCTTGTCATCGAAGCAGTTGTGGAAAATATGGATGTGAAAGAAAAGGTATTTGGCGAGCTGGATAACATTGTGCCGAAACATGCTATTTTAGCGTCAAACACCTCATCACTTCCAATTACGGAAATAGCTGCAGCAACAAAACGTCCTGATCAAGTTATTGGCATGCATTTCATGAATCCGGTGCCGGTAATGAAGCTTGTCGAAATCATACGTGGATTGCAAACAAGTGATGAAACATACAACGTTATTAAAGAAATGACAGACAAACTAAGTAAAGTGCCGGTCGAAGTGGAAGATTTCCCTGGTTTTGTTGCAAACCGCATATTAATGCCCATGATTAATGAAGCAATTTACACCGTTTACGAGGGTGTTTCGTCTGTTGAAGATGTTGACACGGTCATGAAACTTGGTATGAATCACCCAATGGGGCCATTGACGCTGGCAGACTTCATCGGTCTTGATACATGTCTATACATTATGGAAGTACTGTATGAAGGATTTGGCGACAGTAAATATCGCCCATGTCCATTATTACGTAAATACGTTAAAGCAGGCTGGCTAGGTAAAAAAAGCGGCCGCGGCTTTTACCAGTATTAA
- a CDS encoding acyl-CoA dehydrogenase gives MNIHFTEEQEMMRKMVRDFAQKEVAVEVERMEKEDRHPKELIRKMGELGLMGIPIPEEYGGSGMDFISYTIAIHELSKVSAALGVILSVHTSVGTNPILYFGTEEQKKKYIPKLASGEYLGAFALTESSAGSDAASLKTRAKKDGDHYILTGSKAFITNGGVADTYVTFARTSDEKGAKGVTAFILEKDTPGLTVGKTEKKMGLHGTKTVELNFDQCVVPKEQMLGNEGEGFKIAMANLNFGRIGIASQALGIGEAALEHAVNYAKEREQFGKSIARNQGISFKLADMATDVEASKLLVYQAAAMVQADIPCNKEASMAKLYASKTARKTAIEAVQVYGGYGYTEDYPAERFFRDAKITEIYEGTSEIQHIVIAKSLLKD, from the coding sequence ATGAACATACATTTTACGGAAGAGCAGGAAATGATGCGCAAAATGGTTCGGGATTTTGCCCAAAAGGAAGTAGCAGTAGAAGTGGAACGAATGGAAAAGGAAGACCGTCATCCAAAGGAGTTAATCCGAAAGATGGGGGAGCTTGGATTAATGGGGATTCCTATTCCGGAAGAATACGGCGGGAGTGGGATGGATTTCATATCCTATACCATTGCAATCCATGAACTATCAAAGGTGAGCGCGGCACTTGGCGTTATTTTGTCGGTTCATACATCGGTTGGTACGAATCCGATTCTTTATTTTGGAACAGAAGAACAAAAGAAAAAGTATATTCCTAAACTTGCTTCCGGCGAGTATTTAGGTGCGTTTGCACTTACGGAATCGAGTGCGGGGTCAGATGCAGCAAGCTTGAAAACAAGAGCCAAAAAAGATGGCGATCATTATATTCTTACGGGTTCAAAAGCTTTTATTACGAATGGTGGCGTGGCAGATACATACGTTACCTTTGCCAGAACGAGCGATGAAAAAGGTGCTAAAGGCGTCACTGCTTTTATTTTGGAAAAAGATACACCTGGCCTTACAGTAGGCAAAACGGAAAAGAAAATGGGCTTGCACGGAACAAAAACAGTTGAATTAAACTTTGACCAATGTGTAGTCCCAAAAGAACAGATGCTTGGTAATGAAGGAGAAGGCTTTAAAATTGCCATGGCCAACTTAAACTTCGGCCGAATTGGTATCGCGTCACAAGCGCTGGGTATTGGCGAGGCAGCACTTGAGCATGCCGTTAACTATGCAAAAGAACGCGAACAATTTGGTAAATCCATCGCACGCAATCAAGGGATTTCTTTTAAATTGGCAGATATGGCAACAGATGTTGAAGCATCAAAACTATTAGTCTATCAGGCTGCTGCCATGGTTCAGGCGGATATACCATGTAATAAAGAAGCATCGATGGCCAAACTCTATGCATCAAAAACAGCCAGGAAGACTGCGATTGAAGCGGTTCAAGTATATGGCGGCTATGGTTACACAGAGGATTACCCCGCTGAGCGCTTTTTCCGTGATGCTAAAATCACAGAAATTTATGAGGGCACAAGTGAAATTCAACATATTGTAATAGCAAAAAGTCTATTAAAGGATTAG
- a CDS encoding acyl-CoA dehydrogenase: MNFQLSDEQEMLRKMVRDFAKKDVEPTAAERDEEERFDRGIFNKMAELGLTGIPWPEEYGGIGADYVSYVIAVEELSRLCASTGVTLSAHISLCSWPIFTYGNEEQKKNFLTRLATGEALGAYALSEPGAGSDAASMRTVAKKDGDDYILNGSKVWITNGGVADIYLVFAKTDVDAKHKGVSAFIVEKGTEGFTFGKKEKKLGIRSSPTTELIFENCRVPKENMLGAEGDGFKIAMTTLDGGRNGIAAQALGIAQGALDAAVGYAKEREQFGKPIAHNQGISFKLADMATDIEAARLLTYQAAWLESNGLPYGKQSAMSKLFAGDAAMRITVEAVQVFGGYGYTKDYPVERYMRDAKITQIYEGTNEIQRLVIGRMLTKP; encoded by the coding sequence ATGAATTTTCAACTATCAGATGAACAAGAAATGCTGCGCAAAATGGTCCGCGACTTTGCGAAAAAGGATGTAGAACCTACTGCAGCAGAACGCGATGAGGAAGAACGTTTTGACCGGGGCATTTTTAATAAAATGGCAGAGCTAGGATTAACAGGAATTCCATGGCCGGAAGAGTATGGCGGAATTGGCGCTGATTATGTCAGCTATGTGATAGCAGTAGAAGAACTTTCCCGCCTCTGCGCGTCAACAGGTGTCACCCTTTCAGCACATATTTCACTGTGCAGCTGGCCAATTTTCACGTATGGAAACGAGGAACAAAAGAAAAACTTCCTGACACGCTTAGCAACTGGTGAGGCACTTGGTGCTTACGCTTTATCGGAGCCTGGTGCTGGTAGTGATGCTGCATCAATGCGCACGGTTGCGAAAAAGGATGGCGATGATTACATTTTAAACGGCAGTAAAGTATGGATTACCAATGGCGGTGTAGCAGACATTTACTTAGTTTTTGCGAAAACAGATGTGGACGCAAAACATAAAGGTGTCAGCGCATTTATCGTTGAAAAAGGTACGGAAGGATTCACCTTTGGTAAGAAAGAAAAGAAATTAGGGATTCGTTCATCTCCAACAACCGAATTGATTTTTGAAAACTGCCGCGTGCCAAAAGAGAACATGCTTGGTGCTGAAGGGGACGGCTTTAAGATTGCCATGACAACACTTGATGGCGGACGTAATGGCATTGCAGCCCAAGCATTGGGGATTGCTCAAGGTGCATTGGATGCGGCTGTTGGTTATGCAAAAGAGCGTGAACAGTTTGGTAAACCAATTGCCCATAACCAAGGGATTTCTTTCAAACTGGCAGACATGGCGACCGACATAGAAGCTGCTCGCCTATTAACTTATCAAGCAGCATGGCTTGAATCAAATGGATTGCCGTATGGTAAGCAATCAGCAATGTCAAAACTATTTGCCGGTGACGCTGCAATGCGGATTACCGTTGAAGCGGTTCAAGTATTCGGTGGGTATGGATATACAAAAGACTACCCAGTTGAACGCTACATGCGCGATGCTAAAATCACACAAATTTATGAAGGAACAAACGAAATCCAACGGCTTGTTATTGGAAGAATGCTAACGAAGCCGTAA
- the meaB gene encoding methylmalonyl Co-A mutase-associated GTPase MeaB — translation MHTLVERMKEQDIRALAKAITLVENDHPEKLSLLRDVYALERNARHVGITGSPGAGKSSLVNRLLSHIRAEGKTVAVIAVDPTSPFSGGALLGDRVRMNEHFTDDGVYIRSMATRGSLGGLARATKDALRICDAYGFDVVIVETVGVGQSELDIMKVVDTTALVLTPNSGDVLQIFKAGIMEIADLFVINKGDLPGYGKLKALLKELVMMTATKNHENAIIKTISTENKGIDKLWQKINEHHDFLYETNEGERRRAEQQKLEVHELLREEIWREVKDFMDKNTDFSPINADSDPYQQAIDWYQKWKKEGVVK, via the coding sequence GTGCACACCCTAGTTGAACGGATGAAGGAACAGGATATTCGGGCGTTAGCCAAAGCCATCACATTGGTTGAGAACGATCATCCAGAAAAGCTGTCACTCCTTCGTGACGTATATGCTTTGGAGAGGAATGCCCGACATGTCGGGATTACTGGTTCACCGGGAGCGGGGAAAAGCTCGCTTGTAAACCGCTTGCTCTCCCATATACGCGCAGAAGGAAAAACAGTCGCGGTGATTGCTGTAGATCCGACAAGTCCGTTCTCCGGCGGTGCGCTGCTGGGTGATCGTGTTCGTATGAATGAACATTTCACGGATGATGGTGTTTATATTAGAAGCATGGCGACCCGGGGGAGTTTAGGCGGACTTGCACGCGCAACTAAAGATGCTCTTAGGATTTGCGATGCGTATGGTTTTGATGTTGTCATTGTCGAAACAGTAGGCGTCGGACAATCTGAACTTGATATCATGAAAGTTGTTGACACTACCGCGCTTGTATTAACACCAAACAGTGGTGACGTCCTGCAGATTTTTAAAGCAGGCATCATGGAAATTGCTGATTTATTTGTGATTAACAAAGGTGACTTACCGGGCTACGGCAAACTGAAGGCTCTGTTAAAGGAGCTGGTTATGATGACAGCGACCAAGAACCATGAGAACGCGATAATCAAAACAATCAGTACGGAAAATAAAGGGATAGATAAACTGTGGCAAAAGATTAATGAACATCACGATTTTTTATATGAAACAAATGAAGGAGAAAGACGCCGAGCTGAACAGCAGAAGCTTGAAGTCCATGAATTGCTTCGTGAGGAAATCTGGCGCGAAGTAAAAGATTTCATGGACAAAAACACTGATTTTTCGCCAATTAATGCGGATAGCGACCCATACCAGCAGGCGATTGACTGGTATCAAAAATGGAAAAAGGAAGGGGTAGTCAAATGA
- a CDS encoding TetR/AcrR family transcriptional regulator, translating into MTQKQILSSVKDQNLIEKRRNQMIKGAITLFKEKGFHRTTTREIAKESGFSIGTLYEYIRTKEDVLFLVCDAIYLQVRESLDAAIDIKDPSVTSFVKVIKSYFKLMDEMQEEVVVMYQEVKSLEKDTKEYVLQKERDMVGMLERVIVTCLPQPINGQDAKLLANNIFVQGQMWGFRRWMLQKQFTLDEYVDRQIHYLLQSLEIKTVPQNRREA; encoded by the coding sequence ATGACCCAAAAACAAATCCTTTCTTCTGTAAAAGATCAAAACCTGATTGAGAAAAGGCGAAATCAAATGATTAAAGGTGCCATAACCTTGTTTAAGGAAAAAGGCTTCCACCGGACCACAACACGTGAAATCGCCAAGGAATCAGGCTTTAGTATAGGTACATTGTATGAATATATTCGTACGAAAGAAGATGTATTATTTCTTGTTTGTGATGCGATTTACTTACAGGTTCGCGAGAGTCTTGATGCAGCCATTGACATTAAAGATCCATCGGTAACTAGTTTCGTTAAAGTCATTAAATCGTACTTCAAGCTGATGGATGAAATGCAGGAAGAAGTCGTGGTCATGTATCAGGAGGTTAAGTCACTGGAAAAGGATACCAAGGAATATGTCCTGCAGAAGGAACGGGACATGGTGGGAATGCTGGAACGCGTCATCGTTACATGCCTGCCACAACCCATTAACGGCCAGGATGCAAAGCTTTTGGCTAACAACATTTTTGTTCAAGGGCAAATGTGGGGATTCAGACGCTGGATGCTGCAGAAGCAATTCACACTGGATGAATATGTGGATCGGCAAATCCATTACTTATTACAGAGTTTAGAAATAAAAACAGTTCCACAAAATAGACGGGAGGCTTGA